The Lactuca sativa cultivar Salinas chromosome 2, Lsat_Salinas_v11, whole genome shotgun sequence genome includes a window with the following:
- the LOC111917360 gene encoding TMV resistance protein N isoform X2: MASFKSSPYSSYSLSNSRSAYDVFLSFRGEDTRNNFVDHLYTALVQRGIHVFKDEKALHKGKSISRELLKAIEESRYAVVVFSKSYADSSWCLDELVKIMECQDQMGQMVLPVFYHVDPSHVRRQKRDFDTAFQQHEENFREEMDKVHKWRKALAAAANLSGWHVSETGNGGESVIIIKIVEEILDGIQPPIMEKNLIGIESRIDELYSILGMEQTEEVRMVGLLGMGGIGKTTIAKALFRRIAHKFEGSSFIEDVRENGSSKNDICGLQENILRDILASRREFFIIGPEQGANMIQRLIFNKKVLLVLDDVDDIKQLEFLAATHEWFGPGSRIIITTRDEHLLSGADAKYKPDFLFMNEAVELFCRHAFGKSSPPEGYEELSHRAIRYASCLPLALKVLGSFFHGRQLGVWESALNRLGKTSNDKILETLKLSFDGLHVSEKQIFLDIACFYKDQNEEYVTRVLDSFGFDPVIGISVLIEKCLVTISNKKLDMHDLIQEMGFRIVRESSPNSRLWQHEQIHDLIKGNKNLEAIESIMSDSEYHIDDYDAKLGLSADVFESMKNLRLLDIDGKFTSTQPTYLPDELRWLCWNEYPFLFLPLADMCKLVGLEMAEGNIKHLWEGRKILPNMKFIHLESLCSLTSFPDVSGAQNIERLILSDCSSLLEVHESLGSHQRLVYLDMSGCRRLKRLPSRIKMESLETLILSGCKRLERFPKVSPCMVKLSHINLYSCSGIKELPSSIRYLSSLSFLNLTNCWNLRNIPNSICELRYLKCLHLHNCVKLKKLPKKLGSMKILEELWLGFSDDIKSMKKLKELRIRSIRDIGALVRPRKSIGFHSLTSLSSLRTLNLSWRQIDEDNFPKNLDAFSSLEELYLSGNTKIVQLPASIFHLSRLKRLEINKCSQLQSLCVLPPSIQVLKANDCISLKKIRSLSKESEWLYKTWLIHCHKLLEDEENRRYLDEMLQKSFVEKCAVVNHRLSITIPGSNIPSWFKEKKDGCRVPLKLPHKWHSQILGFVVGGVFDGTSASKGKSLG; this comes from the exons aTGGCGTCCTTCAAGTCGTCTCCATATTCATCATATTCCCTATCAAATTCAAGATCGGCATACGACGTGTTCCTAAGTTTTCGAGGCGAAGACACTCGCAACAATTTCGTCGATCATCTTTATACGGCCCTAGTTCAAAGAGGAATACATGTGTTCAAAGACGAGAAGGCGCTCCATAAAGGCAAATCGATCTCCAGGGAGCTGCTGAAAGCCATTGAAGAATCGAGGTATGCAGTTGTTGTTTTCTCTAAAAGTTATGCCGACTCCTCATGGTGTTTGGATGAGCTTGTCAAAATCATGGAATGCCAAGATCAGATGGGACAGATGGTGTTGCCGGTGTTCTACCACGTCGATCCATCCCATGTGCGTAGACAGAAAAGAGACTTTGATACCGCCTTTCAGCAACACGAGGAAAATTTTAGGGAGGAGATGGATAAAGTGCACAAGTGGAGGAAAGCTTTAGCTGCAGCTGCCAATTTATCTGGCTGGCATGTTTCTGAAACAGGCAATGG GGGTGAATCTGTCATTATCATCAAGATTGTGGAAGAAATCTTAGATGGTATACAACCACCCATTATGGAGAAAAATCTAATTGGTATTGAGTCTCGTATAGACGAATTATATTCAATATTGGGTATGGAACAGACAGAAGAGGTGCGCATGGTAGGGCTATTGGGAATGGGAGGAATTGGTAAGACAACTATTGCCAAAGCTTTATTCCGAAGAATTGCTCATAAGTTTGAGGGGAGTAGCTTTATTGAAGATGTTAGAGAAAATGGTTCTAGTAAAAATGATATATGTGGCTTACAAGAAAATATTCTAAGAGATATTCTAGcgtcacgtcgtgagttttttaTTATAGGTCCTGAGCAAGGAGCCAACATGATACAAAGATTAATTTTCAATAAAAAGGTTCTTCTAGTTCTTGATGACGTGGATGATATTAAGCAGTTAGAGTTCCTAGCTGCAACACATGAGTGGTTTGGTCCTGGAAGTAGAATCATTATAACCACTAGAGACGAGCATTTGCTATCAGGTGCAGATGCCAAGTACAAACCTGATTTTTTATTTATGAATGAAGCAGTTGAGCTCTTTTGTAGGCATGCTTTTGGGAAAAGTAGCCCTCCAGAAGGGTATGAGGAGCTCTCACATCGTGCAATACGTTATGCTAGTTGCCTTCctttagccttgaaagttttagGCTCATTCTTCCATGGAAGACAACTAGGTGTGTGGGAAAGTGCTTTAAATAGACTAGGAAAAACATCAAATGATAAGATTCTCGAGACACTGAAGTTAAGTTTTGATGGGCTACATGTTTCTGAAAAACAAATATTCCTAGACATCGCATGTTTCTACAAGGACCAAAATGAAGAATATGTAACTAGAGTACTCGATAGCTTTGGTTTTGACCCGGTGATAGGGATTAGTGTTCTCATCGAAAAATGTCTTGTAACCATTTCAAATAAAAAGCTAGATATGCATGATCTCATACAGGAAATGGGATTTCGAATAGTTCGCGAGAGTTCCCCAAATAGCAGGCTATGGCAACATGAACAAATCCATGATTTAATCAAGGGAAACAAG AATCTAGAAGCAATTGAATCCATCATGTCGGACAGTGAATACCACATTGATGACTATGATGCAAAGTTGGGTTTAAGTGCTGATGTTTTTGAAAGCATGAAAAATCTTCGGCTACTTGATATTGATGGGAAATTCACTTCTACCCAACCTACATATCTCCCTGATGAGTTGCGATGGCTTTGTTGGAATGAGTACCCATTCTTGTTTCTTCCATTAGCAGATATGTGTAAGCTTGTTGGGCTGGAAATGGCCGAAGGAAACATTAAACATCTATGGGAGGGGCGAAAG ATTCTTCCGAACATGAAATTCATTCACCTTGAAAGCTTGTGCAGCCTCACATCGTTTCCAGATGTCTCTGGGGCCCAAAATATTGAGAGGTTGATTTTGTCAGATTGTAGTAGTTTGTTGGAGGTTCATGAGTCTCTTGGATCTCACCAAAGGCTTGTTTACCTTGACATGAGTGGTTGCAGGCGGCTCAAGCGTCTCCCATCCAGGATCAAGATGGAATCCTTGGAGACTTTAATTCTTTCTGGATGTAAGCGTCTTGAAAGATTCCCAAAAGTCTCCCCATGTATGGTAAAATTATCACATATAAATCTTTATTCTTGTTCTGGAATAAAAGAACTTCCATCATCAATCAGATATTTGTCTAGCCTAAGTTTCTTGAATCTCACAAACTGTTGGAACCTTAGGAATATACCAAACTCTATTTGTGAGTTGAGGTATCTTAAATGCCTTCACCTTCACAACTGCGTGAAACTGAAAAAACTTCCAAAGAAGCTTGGAAGCATGAAAATATTAGAAGAGCTCTGGTTAGGATTTTCGGATGACATTAAAAGCATGAAAAAACTGAAAGAGCTTCGGATACGATCTATCCGTGACATTGGGGCATTAGTAAGGCCTAGGAAGTCTATTGGTTTTCATAGTTTGACAAGTTTGTCTTCCTTGAGAACCTTAAATCTGAGTTGGAGACAAATTGATGAGGATAACTTCCCCAAAAATCTTGATGCATTTTCCTCGTTGGAAGAATTATATTTAAGTGGCAACACTAAGATAGTCCAGTTACCTGCAAGCATTTTCCATCTTTCTCGTCTTAAACGGCTAGAGATTAATAAGTGCAGTCAACTTCAAAGTTTGTGTGTGCTTCCGCCAAGCATTCAAGTATTGAAGGCAAATGACTGTATCTCGCTGAAAAAGATCAGAAGTTTATCAAAAGAGAGTGAATGGTTGTATAAGACATGGCTAATTCATTGCCATAAACTCCTAGAAGATGAAGAGAATCGTAGATACCTTGATGAAATGTTGCAGAAATCTTTTGTGGag AAATGTGCTGTTGTGAATCATCGTTTAAGTATCACTATTCCTGGAAGCAATATTCCAAGCTGGTTCAAAGAAAAAAAGGATGGTTGCAGAGTACCACTCAAACTACCTCACAAATGGCATAGCCAAATCCTTGGTTTCGTGGTAGGTGGCGTGTTTGATG
- the LOC111917360 gene encoding TMV resistance protein N isoform X1 — translation MASFKSSPYSSYSLSNSRSAYDVFLSFRGEDTRNNFVDHLYTALVQRGIHVFKDEKALHKGKSISRELLKAIEESRYAVVVFSKSYADSSWCLDELVKIMECQDQMGQMVLPVFYHVDPSHVRRQKRDFDTAFQQHEENFREEMDKVHKWRKALAAAANLSGWHVSETGNGGESVIIIKIVEEILDGIQPPIMEKNLIGIESRIDELYSILGMEQTEEVRMVGLLGMGGIGKTTIAKALFRRIAHKFEGSSFIEDVRENGSSKNDICGLQENILRDILASRREFFIIGPEQGANMIQRLIFNKKVLLVLDDVDDIKQLEFLAATHEWFGPGSRIIITTRDEHLLSGADAKYKPDFLFMNEAVELFCRHAFGKSSPPEGYEELSHRAIRYASCLPLALKVLGSFFHGRQLGVWESALNRLGKTSNDKILETLKLSFDGLHVSEKQIFLDIACFYKDQNEEYVTRVLDSFGFDPVIGISVLIEKCLVTISNKKLDMHDLIQEMGFRIVRESSPNSRLWQHEQIHDLIKGNKNLEAIESIMSDSEYHIDDYDAKLGLSADVFESMKNLRLLDIDGKFTSTQPTYLPDELRWLCWNEYPFLFLPLADMCKLVGLEMAEGNIKHLWEGRKILPNMKFIHLESLCSLTSFPDVSGAQNIERLILSDCSSLLEVHESLGSHQRLVYLDMSGCRRLKRLPSRIKMESLETLILSGCKRLERFPKVSPCMVKLSHINLYSCSGIKELPSSIRYLSSLSFLNLTNCWNLRNIPNSICELRYLKCLHLHNCVKLKKLPKKLGSMKILEELWLGFSDDIKSMKKLKELRIRSIRDIGALVRPRKSIGFHSLTSLSSLRTLNLSWRQIDEDNFPKNLDAFSSLEELYLSGNTKIVQLPASIFHLSRLKRLEINKCSQLQSLCVLPPSIQVLKANDCISLKKIRSLSKESEWLYKTWLIHCHKLLEDEENRRYLDEMLQKSFVEKCAVVNHRLSITIPGSNIPSWFKEKKDGCRVPLKLPHKWHSQILGFVVGGVFDGEWRSQYFFPRIIFRLISDGNLIPKSEVDRMKNTTMTAENRGNIWITYIPLGFFQQMYHDLQPEDWSHIQGNLHMTIMLTSGEQSVRCGAHVIYKEDFQHIRTNMSDYGNLVHVDDDNYHSNLRYDEIIPGSTYVYEEKSDEKSVMPLRSRTSQRCNTKSIYASFETLYAI, via the exons aTGGCGTCCTTCAAGTCGTCTCCATATTCATCATATTCCCTATCAAATTCAAGATCGGCATACGACGTGTTCCTAAGTTTTCGAGGCGAAGACACTCGCAACAATTTCGTCGATCATCTTTATACGGCCCTAGTTCAAAGAGGAATACATGTGTTCAAAGACGAGAAGGCGCTCCATAAAGGCAAATCGATCTCCAGGGAGCTGCTGAAAGCCATTGAAGAATCGAGGTATGCAGTTGTTGTTTTCTCTAAAAGTTATGCCGACTCCTCATGGTGTTTGGATGAGCTTGTCAAAATCATGGAATGCCAAGATCAGATGGGACAGATGGTGTTGCCGGTGTTCTACCACGTCGATCCATCCCATGTGCGTAGACAGAAAAGAGACTTTGATACCGCCTTTCAGCAACACGAGGAAAATTTTAGGGAGGAGATGGATAAAGTGCACAAGTGGAGGAAAGCTTTAGCTGCAGCTGCCAATTTATCTGGCTGGCATGTTTCTGAAACAGGCAATGG GGGTGAATCTGTCATTATCATCAAGATTGTGGAAGAAATCTTAGATGGTATACAACCACCCATTATGGAGAAAAATCTAATTGGTATTGAGTCTCGTATAGACGAATTATATTCAATATTGGGTATGGAACAGACAGAAGAGGTGCGCATGGTAGGGCTATTGGGAATGGGAGGAATTGGTAAGACAACTATTGCCAAAGCTTTATTCCGAAGAATTGCTCATAAGTTTGAGGGGAGTAGCTTTATTGAAGATGTTAGAGAAAATGGTTCTAGTAAAAATGATATATGTGGCTTACAAGAAAATATTCTAAGAGATATTCTAGcgtcacgtcgtgagttttttaTTATAGGTCCTGAGCAAGGAGCCAACATGATACAAAGATTAATTTTCAATAAAAAGGTTCTTCTAGTTCTTGATGACGTGGATGATATTAAGCAGTTAGAGTTCCTAGCTGCAACACATGAGTGGTTTGGTCCTGGAAGTAGAATCATTATAACCACTAGAGACGAGCATTTGCTATCAGGTGCAGATGCCAAGTACAAACCTGATTTTTTATTTATGAATGAAGCAGTTGAGCTCTTTTGTAGGCATGCTTTTGGGAAAAGTAGCCCTCCAGAAGGGTATGAGGAGCTCTCACATCGTGCAATACGTTATGCTAGTTGCCTTCctttagccttgaaagttttagGCTCATTCTTCCATGGAAGACAACTAGGTGTGTGGGAAAGTGCTTTAAATAGACTAGGAAAAACATCAAATGATAAGATTCTCGAGACACTGAAGTTAAGTTTTGATGGGCTACATGTTTCTGAAAAACAAATATTCCTAGACATCGCATGTTTCTACAAGGACCAAAATGAAGAATATGTAACTAGAGTACTCGATAGCTTTGGTTTTGACCCGGTGATAGGGATTAGTGTTCTCATCGAAAAATGTCTTGTAACCATTTCAAATAAAAAGCTAGATATGCATGATCTCATACAGGAAATGGGATTTCGAATAGTTCGCGAGAGTTCCCCAAATAGCAGGCTATGGCAACATGAACAAATCCATGATTTAATCAAGGGAAACAAG AATCTAGAAGCAATTGAATCCATCATGTCGGACAGTGAATACCACATTGATGACTATGATGCAAAGTTGGGTTTAAGTGCTGATGTTTTTGAAAGCATGAAAAATCTTCGGCTACTTGATATTGATGGGAAATTCACTTCTACCCAACCTACATATCTCCCTGATGAGTTGCGATGGCTTTGTTGGAATGAGTACCCATTCTTGTTTCTTCCATTAGCAGATATGTGTAAGCTTGTTGGGCTGGAAATGGCCGAAGGAAACATTAAACATCTATGGGAGGGGCGAAAG ATTCTTCCGAACATGAAATTCATTCACCTTGAAAGCTTGTGCAGCCTCACATCGTTTCCAGATGTCTCTGGGGCCCAAAATATTGAGAGGTTGATTTTGTCAGATTGTAGTAGTTTGTTGGAGGTTCATGAGTCTCTTGGATCTCACCAAAGGCTTGTTTACCTTGACATGAGTGGTTGCAGGCGGCTCAAGCGTCTCCCATCCAGGATCAAGATGGAATCCTTGGAGACTTTAATTCTTTCTGGATGTAAGCGTCTTGAAAGATTCCCAAAAGTCTCCCCATGTATGGTAAAATTATCACATATAAATCTTTATTCTTGTTCTGGAATAAAAGAACTTCCATCATCAATCAGATATTTGTCTAGCCTAAGTTTCTTGAATCTCACAAACTGTTGGAACCTTAGGAATATACCAAACTCTATTTGTGAGTTGAGGTATCTTAAATGCCTTCACCTTCACAACTGCGTGAAACTGAAAAAACTTCCAAAGAAGCTTGGAAGCATGAAAATATTAGAAGAGCTCTGGTTAGGATTTTCGGATGACATTAAAAGCATGAAAAAACTGAAAGAGCTTCGGATACGATCTATCCGTGACATTGGGGCATTAGTAAGGCCTAGGAAGTCTATTGGTTTTCATAGTTTGACAAGTTTGTCTTCCTTGAGAACCTTAAATCTGAGTTGGAGACAAATTGATGAGGATAACTTCCCCAAAAATCTTGATGCATTTTCCTCGTTGGAAGAATTATATTTAAGTGGCAACACTAAGATAGTCCAGTTACCTGCAAGCATTTTCCATCTTTCTCGTCTTAAACGGCTAGAGATTAATAAGTGCAGTCAACTTCAAAGTTTGTGTGTGCTTCCGCCAAGCATTCAAGTATTGAAGGCAAATGACTGTATCTCGCTGAAAAAGATCAGAAGTTTATCAAAAGAGAGTGAATGGTTGTATAAGACATGGCTAATTCATTGCCATAAACTCCTAGAAGATGAAGAGAATCGTAGATACCTTGATGAAATGTTGCAGAAATCTTTTGTGGag AAATGTGCTGTTGTGAATCATCGTTTAAGTATCACTATTCCTGGAAGCAATATTCCAAGCTGGTTCAAAGAAAAAAAGGATGGTTGCAGAGTACCACTCAAACTACCTCACAAATGGCATAGCCAAATCCTTGGTTTCGTGGTAGGTGGCGTGTTTGATGGTGAGTGGCGGTCTCAGTACTTTTTTCCTCGAATTATCTTTAGACTTATAAGTGATGGAAATTTGATTCCTAAGTCAGAGGTTGATCGTATGAAGAACACAACTATGACAGCTGAGAATAGGGGGAATATATGGATTACCTATATACCATTGGGTTTCTTTCAGCAGATGTATCATGATCTTCAACCTGAAGATTGGTCTCATATTCAAGGTAATCTTCACATGACTATAATGTTAACAAGTGGTGAACAATCTGTAAGATGTGGGGCACATGTGATCTACAAAGAAGATTTCCAACATATAAGAACAAATATGTCAGATTACGGAAACCTGGTGCATGTCGATGATGATAACTATCACTCGAATCTAAGATATGATGAAATTATCCCTGGCAGCACTTATGTGTATGAAGAAAAGTCTGATGAGAAGAGCGTGATGCCTTTAAGAAGTAGAACATCACAAAGGTGCAACACGAAGAGCATTTATGCCAGCTTTGAAACCTTATATGCTATCTGA